The Microcoleus sp. FACHB-672 sequence TCGGATTTCTAAAAAATATCATCAAGAACCTGTCATTTCACGGTTAGTTTCTGAGTATGGCTTAACGGTCAATATTGCTGCTGCTCTTTTGGGAGCAAACGCCAGAGATGATGGCTGGTTTCACTTACAACTTCAAGGAACAAGTCAGCAGATTAACAGTGCTTTAATCTACTTGAATGATTTAGATCTCGAAGTTTGGCATGAGTCTGACAATGCAAATGATTGGTAAACAATTAAGTCGCAGTAGTCCCATCATGACGCGAATTAAAATCCAAATTCCCAAAAGGTGCATGAAAGAGCCGGTGATTTCTAGGCTAACTTCAGAACACGGCTTGACAGTGAACATTACTGGAGCGATGCTAGGAGCGCATAGCTAT is a genomic window containing:
- a CDS encoding NIL domain-containing protein, translating into MVIKNPTDSHSERLNELQENPELAEASDPEDNPILLTRIRIRISKKYHQEPVISRLVSEYGLTVNIAAALLGANARDDGWFHLQLQGTSQQINSALIYLNDLDLEVWHESDNANDW
- a CDS encoding NIL domain-containing protein, with the protein product MSLTMQMIGKQLSRSSPIMTRIKIQIPKRCMKEPVISRLTSEHGLTVNITGAMLGAHSYEEGWFDLELHGLPQQIQDALAYLQDLNVKIWGKPNPDGDSW